The genomic DNA CACGCCGTGGTCACGGCCCGCCGCCCGGGCGGACAGGTCCTCCACTACCAACTCCTGCTCGGCCTGCGCCCCGAACTCCCCGCCCGCCTCGAACCCGCCGCCGTCACCACCGTCCCGGCCGGTCCCTGGCAGGGCTGGCGGGTCTACGACGCGCTCGCCGACGGCGCCCTCCTCGGACTGCTGCTGCGCACCCTGGCGGGCGGCGGCGCGGGCCCCGGCCCACGCCTGGAACGCACCGGCCGTTACCCGCTCCCGGTCGGCCTCGTCCCGCACCCGCTCGACGGCGAGATGAGCAACACCGCCGTGGCCTACGGCGGCCGTATCCTCCTCAAGATCTTCCGCCGCCCCGAACCGGGCCCGCACACCGAGGTCGAGGCCCTGCACGCCCTCACCCGGGAACACTGCGAGCGCACCCCCCGCCTCTACGGCGCCCTGCACAGCGACGCCCCCGGTGCCGAAGGCCTGGTGCTCGGCCTCGTCGAGGAGTTCCTGCCCGACGCCCGCGACGGCTGGGAGGAGGCGGTACGGCACGCGAGCGACTGCATGGCGGACGCGTGCCGCGGCGTACCGGCGGGCGGCGGATTCACCCCGCACGCCCGCAGCCTGGGCCGGGCCGTGGCCGAGGTGCACGGCGCGCTGGACCGGGCGTTCGGCCGCAGCCGGCTCACCGCACCGGACGTGGCCGAGGAGGCGGCGCGGATGAACATGCGGCTCAAGGAGGCCGCCGAGGAGGTCCCCGCGCTCGCCCGCTACACCACCCGGCTCGGCGCCCTCTTCGACGACTACGCCCGGGTCGCCGGGCGCGGCTCACCCGTCTTCGCCCAGCGCACCCACGGCGATCTGCACCTGGGGCAGGCGCTGCGCGCCGCCGACGGCTGGCGGATCGTCGACTTCGAGGGCGAACCGGCCCGCACCGCCGCCGAACGCGCCCTCCCGCAGCCGGTGTTGCGGGACGTCGCCGGCATGCTGCGCTCCTTCGACTACGCGGCCCGCACGGGCCTCGCCACCCTGGAGTCCGCCGATCCCCAGGACGGCTCGCCCGCCGGGCGGCTGCGCCGGCGCCGGCGGGCGGCCGCATGGGCGGTCCGCAACCGGCGCGCCTTCGTCGAGGGCTACGCGTCGGCCGGGCGCGAGGACCCGCGTTGTCAGCCCGTGGTGCTGCGCGCCTTCGAGGCGGACAAGGCGATCTACGAGGCCGTGTACGAATCCCGCCTCCGCCCCGAACGGCTGCCCATTCCGCTCGCCGCGGTGCACCGCCTGGCGAATTCCTCCCGCTGATCCTCCGCCGAATTCACCGTCGCACGCCGGGAATTCCGGTGACGGAAAGGGGGCGGAATTCGGGTGGCCCTCGGGCGGCCTTCGGGAATGGACCGGTCCGGTCACCACCACCCGTCGACCGGAGACACGACGAACCCCCCGGCCCGGACACCTGTCCAGGCGGGGGGTTCGCAGGGCTCGGATCCGGCCGGAACCGGAACCGGGTCGCCTGCCCTGTCGGGCCCTTCGACGGGTAAAGGTCCCTGCCTTTACCGGGGGAGACAGCCAAAGGTCCACGCCTTTGCGCGGGGCTGCCCGCGAGATGAACTCCACCGAGAAGGTGGGGAACTCGGCCGGATTCGGGAAAACGGCCTGGGGTTCAGGAACGGTGGTGCTCGGTGAAGATCTGGCTGGGGTCGCGGTGCGGAGCCATGCCGGCCGCCGACAGGGCCCGGTCGTACGCCTTGAGGGCCTCGGCGGTGTTGCCCTGCCGCTTCCACAGGTCGCCCAGGTAACGCCAGTTGAGGGCCACCTGGTGGGACGGCCGGAACTGGCGCAACTGCCGGGTGGCGGCCTGGAGATACTGCGCGGCCTGGTCGTGGTTGCCGCGCATGAGCTGGATCTCCGCGAGGGTGCCCCGGGCGCCGACGGCCTGGATGCGGGACTCGGTGCCGGTCAGCCCGAGCGCGCGCTCGGCGTGCGCCGCGGCCTCGTCCCATTGCCCGAGCATCGCGTCCGCGTCGGCGAGCCCGATCTCGCACTGGGCGAGCTCCGGCGCGTTGCCCACCTCGGCCAGCAGTTGCTGCGCCTCCTCCAACAACTGTTTGCCGCGCGCCGGTTCGGGCTCGTCGACCTGGAGGAGCAGTGAGCCGTAGTTCATCTTGAGCATGGCGAGGTGGCGCAGGTTGTCGTCCTCCGACATCAGCGCGAGCGCCCGCTCGACCAGGGCCATGGCCTCGTTCAACTGGCCCCGGGAGCGGGCCACCAGACCCGCGTTCCAGTACACGGCGCCCCGTGCGGCCCGGGCGCCCTGCTTCTCGGCGGCGTCCAGGAGCTTGCCGCCCATGAGCTGGGCGCGGGTCAGGTCACCGCGCATGTGGTACGACGCCATGAGCGTGGCGCCGAGCTGGACGTGGTCGACCGTCACGTCCAGGCCGAGGGCGTCCAGCCGGGACATGGCGCGCTCGCCGATCTCGATGCTGAGGGTGATGTCGCCGGCGTTGCGATAGCAGCGGCACAGGGCGACCGCGATCTGGCACCACTCGGCGGAACCCGGGGCCAGGTCGGGGTCGCGGTGGAGTTCCTCCAGGACCGCGATGGCCGCCTCGGTGCGGTCGAGCTTCTCCAGCGCGGAGGCCTGGCCCATGCGGGCGCGCCGGGTCATGGTGACGTCGAGGAGGCTCGGCCTGGTCAGGAGTTCGCTGAGGGTCTGCAGGGCCTCGCCGTTGCTGCCGTTGCGCAGGGCCATCTCGCCGAAGGCCAGCCGCAGTCGCGCCTCTTCCAGCTCGTGGTCGTCCCGGCCGCTGCGCAGGTACTCCGCGGAGCAGCCGAGGCGCTCCGCGAGCGCCGCGAGCACCGACTCCGAGGGGGCGCGCTTGCCGGATTCGATCAAGGAGATGTAGCTCGCCGATATCTCGCTGGACGCCAGATCCTGCTGCTTGAGGCCACGTTTGCCGCGCAGCAGCCGGATGCGCTCACCCAGCCCTGTGGTCGTCGTGTTTTCGAGAGGGTCCATGTGGGCTCCTTGGAGGTGGCTATGACCACCGGGATGACAGATCAACGTTACCAGTAAGTCGGTTGCGATCCAATGGAGTTGGCATGATCGATTCGCTGGCGCGAAGTGGTCCGGGCTGGTCTGGACTGGCATTTTCTGAATTGACACTAATTCAGATTTCATTTGGGCAAGGGCGTTCCGCTTTTCGAGATCGTCTTTTGCAAGATTAATACTTGACTCATTGAGTAAGTTCTTGTTGACTCGTCTTGTCAACGCGTCATCCGTAAATGCTCGGAGAGGAGATTTTCATGAGCATCAAAATATTCACGCTCATAGCAATCGTCGTCTTCGTCGGTGGACTTGTGACGAGCGGACTCTGGTTCAACGGTTCGGGTGCCACCACCCATCCCCTGCGCGAAGGCATCGCACAGTCCAGCGGTGCGAGCGGTGCCTGCTGCTGAGGCGACGCCCGCACCGAGAACGGCACTTCAGGCTCAGTGGACCGGTGGACGGTCCGGCGGCTGGTTCCACGGCCGGCCGGCCGTCCCCCGGTCTGTCCGTATGTGCTGCCAGGGCATACCGCCGTGCGGGAAATGACAGGCGACCGTGTGGGTGCCGGCCGCGGTGACCTGGGTCGGCCGCGGAATCTCGGTCTCGCAGCGCGTCCGCCGACCGGGCGTCAGCAGCGCGGCGACCGGACAGCGGGCCAGGAACCGGCACCCCGCCGTGACCGGCACACCGGACGGGGGGTCGCCGGACAGCACGATCCGGCGCCGGGCGCGTTCGGCGACCGGGTCCGGCAGCGGGACGGCCGACAGGAGGGCGCGCGCGTAGGGATGCCGGGGCGCGTCGAACACCTCGGCCACCGGCCCCGTCTCCACCGTGCGCCCCGCGTACATCACCGCGACCCGGTCGGCGATCTGCCGGACCACGGCCAGATCGTGCGACACCAGGAGATAGGCCGGCCCCAACTCCCGCTTCAGCCGCAGCAACAGGTCCAGGATCTGGGCCTGCACCGACACGTCGAGCGCGGACACCGGCTCGTCGAGCAGCAGCAGCGCGGGCTCGACGGCGAGGGCCCGGGCGATCGCGACGCGCTGCCGCTGACCCCCGGAGAACTGATGCGGATACCGCTCCGCGTCCGCCGCCTCCAGCCCCACCTGCCGGAGCAGCCGCGGAATCCGCGCCGCCACGACGTCCCGTGGCACGCGCCGCGCGTACAGCGGTTCGGCGACGATGTCACCCACCGGCATCCGTGGATCCAGACTCGACATGGGGTCCTGCGGCACGATCTGCACGGCCCCGCGCAACAGCCGCGCCGTCCGCCGCGTCAGCCGGGCGACGTCCTGCCCGAGGATCTCCACGACCCCCGCCTCCGGTGCCGTGAGCGACACGATCTCCATCAGGGTCGTGGACTTGCCGGCCCCGGACTCACCGACCAGCGCGAGGGTCTCCGCCCGGCGCACCTCCAGGTCGACCTCCTCCACCGCACGCACCGCCCGCTCCTGACGGCGCCGACCGCTGGGAGGGACGTAGGACTTGGCGAGACCGGAGACGCGGAGGACGATCTCGGGCGCGGCGGGGGCGAGTCCGGGAAAAGCGGCCGAGCCCGCCCCGGCAAGGGGGAGCGCGGGGCGCAACGGACCAGGCGTGGACGGGAGTTCCCGTGACGGCGGGGTGTCGTGGCCGGGGGCGGGCAGTGCGGGCGGCCAGGTGAGGAAGGGGAGCGCGGGGTGTTCCGTCGGCCTCGGGTTTCTCCCGTCCTGGGCGGGCCGGGCATGGCGTCCCCGGGAAGCCGGGGGTTCGCCGTCCGGGACGGACGGTGCGCGGCCTTGCCGCATCCCCGGTTCCAGTTCGCCCGGGACGGCCCGAGAGGGCGGTCGTCCCCTCGACCCTGCATCCCTCTCACCGGGGACGACTGGATCCGCGTCCCCGTCGTCGCGCGCGCCGGTGACGGTCTCCCCGCCGGGCGGAAACAGCTCCGCCGCCGTCCGGCGTGACACCAAGGGCACCCGTCGGCAGGCGGCTTCGTGTGCGTCGAACCCCGCGAGGCCCGCTCGGGACGGGCTGTCCACGCCCAGGAGCCGGATCTCCGAGGCGACGCACTCCGGTTCCGCCAACGGACAGCGCGGGGCGAAGGAACAGCCGGGGCCCACCGCCCCCGGAACCGGGGCCGTGCCCGGGATGGGGGTGAGCGGGGCGCGGACGTCGGGGCGCGGCACCGAGCCGACCAGGCCGAGGGTGTACGGCATGCGGGGCCGGGTCAGGACCGCCTCGGTCGGGCCCGTCTCCACGATCCGGCCCGCGTAGAGGACGGCCACCCGGTCCGCCGAGCCCGCCACCACCCCCAGGTCGTGGGTGACCAGCAACAGCGCCGCGCCGGTCTCCCGGCGGGCGGCGGCGAGGGCCTCCAACACCTGTGCCTGGACGGTGACATCGAGCGCGCTGGTGGGCTCGTCCGCGACCAGGACGTCGGGGCTGTTGGCCATCGCCATCGCGATCATGGCGCGTTGGCGCATGCCGCCGGAGAGCTGGTGGGGGTAGGCGCGCGCGGCCCACGACGGTCGCGGCACCCCCACGAAGTCCAGCAGTTCCACCGCCCGGCGCCGCGCCGACTCCCGTTGCGGGCGCGGCCGTTGGTGGATGCGCAGCGCCTCCGCGATCTGCTCGCCGACCCGCAGCACCGGGGTGAAGGCGTGCAGCGGGTCCTGGAAGACCATCGCGATCCGGCGCCCGCGGATCCGCGCCAACTCCCGTACCGGCAGGCCCAGTAGCTCCTCGCCCAGCAGTCGCACCGACCCGCCCACCCGGGCGCCCGCCGGCGCGAGCCCCATCAGGGCGAGCGCGGTGAGCGTCTTGCCGGTGCCCGACTCGCCCACCAGGCCCAGGACTTCACCCCGCCGCAGGGTGAGATCGACACCGCGCACCACGGGCAACGCGCCGACGGCGACGGTCAGTTCGCGAACCTCCAGGACGGCGGTCACCCGGACATCCCCGACACGCCGGTCAGGGACGGCGCCGCCGCGGAGTCCGGCGTCGTCGGGTCCAGCGCGTCCCGCAGGGCCCCGCCGACGAGGTTGACGGCCAGCACGAACGCGATCAGCAGCCCCGTGGGGAAGAAGAACATCCACGGATACACCAGCGCCACCTCCGTCGCGTCCGCGATCAGCGTGCCCAGGGAGACGTCGGGCGGCTGGACGCCCAGCCCGAAGTACGAAAGCCCGGTCTCGCTGATCACCGCCCCGCCCACGGCGATGGTCGCGTCCGTGATCAGGAACGACGCCGTGTGCGGCAGCACATGCCGCCAGATGATCCGCATGGACGAGACGCCCATCAGCCGTGCCACCACCACGAATTGACGCTCTTTCAGGGAAAGTGTCATGCCGCGCACCGCCCGCGCGGTGACCATCCAGCCCAGCAGCGCCAGCAGTCCGACCAGCGCCGTCCAGCCCCACTCGCGCAGCCTCGGCGCGACCACCACCAGCACCAGGAGACCCGGCAGGACGAGCATGAGGTCCACGACGAACATCAGCACCCGGTCGGTCCAGCCGCCGAAGTAGCCGGCGCAGGCGCCCACTGCCGCGGCCAGTACGGTCGAGAACAGGGCCACCAGCAGCCCGATCAGCAGCGACTTCTGCAGACCCCGTACCACCTGCGCGAACACGTCCTGCCCGATCCGGTTGGTGCCCATCCAGTGCCGTGCGTCCGGCGGCTGCCGCAGCGCCGTGTAGTCGACGTCCGTGTGGGTCCACGGGCTGAGAGACGGCCCCACGAAGGCCAGCGCGAACAGCACCAGTAGCACCGCGAGCCCGCACACCGCCCCTGGCCGCCGCACCATCCGCCGCAGCACCGCCCGCCCCCGCCCCCCGGCGCTCACGGCTGCCGTACCCGGGGATCGAGGAGCGCGTGCACGACATCGGCCAGCAGCCCGGCGAGCAGCACGACGGCCGCGGCGAACAGGTCGATCGCCACCACCGAGTTGACGTCGCCCTTCTGCACCGAGTCGACGAGCCAACTGCCCATGCCGGGCCAGCCGAAGATCTCCTCGGTGAACACGGCCCCGGTGAACAGGGTCAGCATCCCGAAGGAGAAGAACACCGACACCGGGACGAGCGAGATCCGCAGCCCGTGCCGCAGCAGCGCCTGCCCCGGGGTGAGCCCCTTGGCCTGCGCGGTGCGCAGATGGTCGGCGCCGAGCACATCCAGGGTGGCGGCCCGCTGGTAGCGGCTGTACGAGGCGATCGCGGGGATCGCCACACAGATCGCCGGGAGGAGCAAGTGGGCTGCCGTGTCGCGCAGGTGGACCGGCCAGCCGCCCTGCAGTCCCGGTGTGTGCTCACCCGTGTAGAGGATGACGGTGCTGCCGGCGGCCCGGTTGACCGCCAGCGCCCCGGTCTTCAGCAGCAGCGCCAGCACGAACGTGGGCACGCACAGCACCGCGAACGAGAACACCGTCAGCACCCGGTCGCCCAGTTTGCCGCGCCGGACCGCCGCCCACACCCCGGCCAGCACGCCGACGGCCGTGCCGGTCACAGTGCCCACCAGGAGCAGCCGTGCCGACACCCCGACCCGGCGGCCGAACTCGGCGTTCACGGACTCGCCGTCGATGGTCCGGCCCAGGTCGCCGTGGACGGCCCGGTCCGCCCAGTGCGCGAACCGTGCGGGCAGCGGGGCGCGGTCGTCCATGCCCAGGCGGGACAGCTCGGCGTCGACGACCCGGCTGGGCGGGGGCGGCTGCCGGCCCTCGAAGTAGGCGCGCGGATCGAGCGCCGCCGAGGCGAGTGCGTAGGTGAGGACGACGGAGGAGAGGAAGAGGATCGTGCAGTGGACCAGGCGCCTGATGATCAGGGAGAGCATGGAACTCGTTCCGCTTCATGTGGGTGACACATCGTGATGTTAAGCTCCGGCTCCGCAATTCGCCGGACAGTTCGGGCAGTTGACGGTTCGTCCGCACCGGGAGGGCCGTGGGGTGCAGCGTTTACGGGTCTGGTCCGCGTGGACGGTGGCGTGTGCGCTCACCCTCCTCACCGCGACCGGTTGTACCGGCTCCCCGGCCCCCGAAGGACATGCGGCCCTGCCGACGTACGGCACCTACGACATCAACTCCCGGCCCTCGGCGGCCCTTCGCTCGGGCGGGACACTGACCCTGCCGATCGCGCAGATGATCACGCAGTTCAACTTCGACCACGTCGACGGCGCCCTGGACGACGTGTGGACCGTCGACAGCTTCACCGAGCCGCGGCTCTTCGCCCGTGACGTCAAGGGTGTCCCGCACGCGGTTCCCGAGTACCTGCTCTCCGCGTCCGTCACCGGCACCTCGCCCCAGGTCGTCACCTACCGGCTCAACCCCAAGGCCCGCTGGTCCGACGGAACGGCCCTGGGCTGGCGGGACTTCGCCGCCCAGTGGCACGCGCTCAGCGGCGCCGACCAGCGCTATCTGGTCGCCGACACCAGCGGCTACGACCGGATCTCCGACGTGCGCCAGGGCGCCGGCCCGCACGAGGTCCGCGTCACCTTCAAGCGGCCGTACGCCGACTGGCGCAGGCTGTTCACCCCGCTCTTCCCGGCCGCCGGCTATGACACCCCGCAGCGCTTCAACACCGACTGGCAGGGGCAACTGCCCATCACCGCAGGGCCGTTCAAGCTGGCCTCGGTCGACCGGACGGCGCAGACGCTCACCTTCGTGCCCGACCCCCGCTGGTGGGGCACCCGGCCCCGGCTCGACCGGATCGTCTTCCGTGTCCTCGACGCCGACGCCGCCCTCCAGGCCTTCCTGAACGGCGAGGTCGACGCGGTCAACGCGGCCACCAGCGAGGCCTACGCCCAGTTGAAGAGCGCCCGCGACAGCGACATCCGGATCGGGTCCGCGTGGGACGAGGTGCACATCACCCTCAACGGCGCGGGCGGCCCGCTGGCCGACCGGGCCGTGCGCAACGCGGTCCAACAGGCCGTGGACCGCTCGGCGTTGGCCGAGGTCGCGGCCCAGGGCCTCCCGGTGAAGGTGCCGCTGCTCGGCAACCACTTCTTCATGACCAACCAGCCCGGATACGCCGACAACTCCCGCCCGTACGGCAGTTACGACCCCGAAGCCGCCGAGCGGGCCCTGGACGCCGCGGGCTGGCAGAGCCCGGGCAGCGGGAGGACCCGGGTCAAGGGCGGCAAGAACCTCACCCTCCGCTTCGTGCTGAGCGAGGGCACCAACCGGCTCGGCGAGGATCTCGCCCAGCTCGTCCAGCACATGCTCGCCCAGGTCGGCGTCCAGGTCGTCATCCAGCAGGTGCCCGCCTCCGCCTACGCGTCCCAGTACCTGGAGAAGGGCAACTTCGACCTCGCCATCTTCCGCTTCACCGGCCTCACCTACCCGAGCTCCGCCTACGCGATCTACCGCCGCCCGGAGGCGGGACAGCCGTTCCAGAACTACGGCGGGGTCGGCTCGGCCGAGGTGGACGGGCTCCTCGCCCAGGCCGTCGGCACCCTCGACCAGAAGGCGGCCCGGAAGCTCTACGACCGGGCGGACGCCGAGATCTGGCGGCTCGGCCACGACATCGAGCTCTACCAGCGGCCGCAGATCCTCGCCGTGCGCGAGGGGCTGGCGAACTACGGGGTGCCGGGACTCGGCGACGTGGACTTCAGCCGGGTCGGGTGGCAGAAGTGAGCGCACGGCGGCCCCGTACGGACGAATCCGTACGGGGCCGCCGCGGGGTGCGTGTTCAGACACGCGTCCGGCTCAGTGCTCTCTCGTCGGCCTGCTGGCGCACCATGTCGTAGCCCAACGCGGCCGAGGCCAGCGTCACATGGTGGTGCCAGCCCCGGAAGGACCGGCCCTCGAAGTCGCCGAGCCCGAACTCCTCGTGCATCCGGACCAGCGCCTCCTCGGCGAACCGCCTGAGCTGCGCCAGCGGCACGATCTCCGCGAGCCGGCGGGCCGGGAGGTTCGTCAGCCAGTAGGCGCGCGGCCGGGGCCGGCCGTAGGGCCAGTCGGCGAGGAGCAGCCGCGGCCGGGGTGCCGTGGCGGCGGCCGGGTCCGCGCGCAGCAGGACCGGGCCCGCCACGAACTCCGAGTGCCGCATGCGCTCGGTCACCGGATCGTGCCAGGTCACCGAGGTGCGCTCACCGTGCCGGGCCGCGTGCGCGGCGAGTTCGGCGAGCGTGCCGCGCACCCCCGGGGCGGTGGCCTGCCGGCGCGGCAGCAGCACCGGGGTGTGCGGCGCGGCCTGTACGAGATAGCCGAGTCCCCGTGCCTCCAGACCGCGCAGCAGGGGATCAGGGTCGCTCTCGCAGCGCCAGTCGGCCAGTACCGGCAGCGGTTCCAGGGACCACTCGTCGAGCATCTCGTCGAGCGCCTCCAGGACATAGCTCCAGCGGGGCCGGCAGCGTTCCTGGACCGGTACGTGGGCCTGGCCGCGCAGTCGCTCGTCGAGGTCCCAGCGGGCCGGCAGCATCAGCCGCCAGTTCACCGGGACCCCGCCGGCCTGCCCCACCAGTGAGGCGGCGAGCGCCAGTTGGCAGTTCACGGTCCGTTCCTGGGAGGTCGCGTACTGGCGGGCCACGCCCACCGACCGGTCGCCGTTCTTGGCGAAGACGACCTCGTCGATGGACCAGGCCTCGGCCCGCGAGGCCCGCACCACCTGCCGGGCGAGCCGCCCCCGTACGGGAGCCGACGCCCACGGACTCTGGTTCACGAACTGCTGGATCTGCTGCACGGCCCGCTTGCCGAGCACCTGCTCGGAGATCCGGGCGGGCGTCTTGCGCCCGGGCACGTCCAGCAGCCCGCGCACATACACCTCGCCCCAGCGCCGCTGGTCGGCACGGGTGAAGTCGCCGAACAGATCACGGCAGTAGGCGGGGAGACCGGCCAGTGCGCCCGGCGGTGCCCCCGGGGTGCGCACGGAGGGTAATGGGAGGGTGAACGTCGCGAGTTCAGTCATGGTTGCACTCGTCACCCCCAGCCAGCAGGAAGGCGTCCGTCGCGAGCAACGCGTCCGCCACGTCCGGCAGCGCACAGCCCACGATGACGAAGTCGACGTCCAGGCCCGCCTTGGTGCGCTGGAACAGCAGCTCGTTGATGGCGGGCCGGCACATGCCCCCGACCTCGCACAGATGGAACTCCACGCGCTGCGGCGCCGCCGCCATCACCTCGGCCAGGATCCGGCGGAACTTGCCCAGTTCGGCCGCGTCGATCACCCCGTGGCAGACGACGTGCGCGGTGCCGCCGTCGAACGAGGTGCGCATCCGCAGCCGCATCGTGGCCGGCTCCAACTCGACGCGGACCCGGACCGGTTCGTCGCCGCGCGGCAGCCGGACCGTCAGGGCCTTGCCGTCGAAGTCCTGGTACGGCCGGCCGTCGACCCATACCCGGGTCAGCTCCACCGTGCCGGCCGGCAGCAGATCGGGCGCCACCCGCAGCACCCGGTCCGGGAGGTCCTCCGGGCGGGGCTTGAAGTGCAGGGTGACCGGGTCGTTGCTGAGCAGCAGCCCGGTGTAGGTGGCCGCCAGGTAGCAGAGCTCCAGCGCGTGGTAGCCGGCCATGGCGTGGCTGCCCTTGAGCCGCTCGGTGCCCAGCAGATACGGAATGCCGCCGGCGAGCACGTTGAAGTAGACGCCGCCGTCCTGGTAGTCGAGGAAGAAGGCGTTGTAGAACGCCGCCGCCTCGCGCCCCAGCCGCAGTTGCTCCGGGTCGCCGGTGGTGCCGGCCAGGATCAGATAGGCGAGGATCGCCTGCTCCTGCTGCCACCAGGCCTTGCGGTCGTGCCACACCATGCGGTGGATGCCGCTGTCCGGGTCGGGCTGCCGCTCGACCACGTCCAGCCAGCCGCCGCGCAGCCCGTCGCTGCCCACCGCCGGCATGATCTCGGCGATGCGCTCGGCGGTCGTGGCGTACTCGGGCTTGTCGAACAGGGCCTTGATGCGGGTCAGGTTCCAGGCGATCTTGAGGTTGTGGCCGACGACCGCCCGGTCCTGCTGCCAGCCCCAGGTCCGGTCCGGACTCCAGTCGGCGTGGAACCGCTCCTGCACGAACGGGCTGTTCGGTTCGTCGGGGAACCGCTCCACGATGGTGTCCGCGGTCTCCTCCAGGAGCGCCGCGAAGTCCGAACGGCCCGTCGCCAGATAGGCGTTGATCAGGTACGCGGGGGCGTGGTCGCCGACCGAGTTCCAGTTCTTGCGGGCCCGGTTGCGGCCGAGCGAGTCGGCGTTCGGGTCCAGGTTGATCGGGTCGATGTGCGAGAAGAACCCGCCGCGCACGGGGTCGCGGAAGTACTTCTGGAACAGGGCGGACGTCCGGTCGATGTCCTCCAGGATCCGCGGGTCGCCGGTGATGCGGAAGGTCTGGGTGGGGCCGGCGAGCGCGTAGATCTGCTCGTACATCGGGATCGCGTCGAAGTCGTCGCCGAACTCCGAGGCGAAGACCGGGCGGTGGCCGGAGGAGGTGATGTCGATGCCGTGGTACCAGTAGGTGATGCCGTCGGCCAGGTCGTCGACCCGCATGTGCTCGCGCAGATACAGGGTGCCGGCCTCGGCCGCCTCCAGGAAGCGGTCCTCGCCGGTCAGCAGGTACGCCGTGGACAGGCCGTAGACGAGCCGGGAGATGGTGTCCGTCTCCTGGCGCACGTCCCCGCCGGCGAAGTCCGGCAGATGGGTGCCGCTGAGCGTGAGGTGGGTGCGGAACCCGCGCCAGTCGTACACCCCGTCGGGGAACTGGCCGCGCAGATAGAAGTCGGCGATGGCGGCGGCCTGTTGGACCCACCAGTTCGGGTGCTCGAAGACGTACTCGCCGCGGGTCTCCTCCGGGAAGGTGATCTCCTTCGCGTCGAACCGGGAGCCGCCCTCCCACTCGTAGTGGATGCCGTACGCGAAGACGAACCGGCCCTCGGCCAGCATGTCGACGGTGTCGGCGGTGGTGTCGCGGTAGTCGTCGCCGAGGTTGCGGACGATGCGGGAGACGGCGTTGGACGCCAGGTGGACCGTGAACTCCCGTTCGTCGGAGGTGCGCAGGCCGAAGCGGCGTCCCGTGGGGCTGTAGTACGTGACGTAGCCCGCGAGGGTGTCGGAGTGGATGCGTCGTTGGGCAGGTGTACTCATCTCAGGTGCCCTTCTCGTCGGGCAGGGCCGCCAGCAGGACGACGCTGCGGCCCTGGGCGTGGTGGGTGGGACCGTCGACCAGCTCCTCTTTTCCGGGCGGCGGGATGTCGTCGGGGCCGGGGCGGGCCGTGTCGAGCACGCGGTGCCAGCGGTGACCGGGGATCCCGGGCAGCTCGAAGTCGAGGCCCAGGTGGTACATGTTGAGGATCAGATGCAGATCCGGGTCACCGTCGAAACCGCCGTAGGTGCAGGCCAGCACCCGGGCGTTGGGGTCCTCCCAGCCGGGTTGGTCGAGCCGGGTGCCGTGCCAGGTGATGTCGGGCAGGGAGCGGGAGTTGAGGCGTTCGGAGAAGAACTGCGGTTCGCGCAGGGTGCGGTAGCGCTTGCGGAGCCGGATGACGCGCTGGGTGAAGCCGGTGGTCTCCTTCTCCTTCCTGGCCTGGTTCCAGTCGAGCCAGGAGACCGGACTGTCCTGGCAGTAGCCGTTGTTGTTGCCGCTCTGGCTGTTGCGGAACTCGTCGCCGGCCAGCAGCATCGGCACCCCGCGGCTGAGCATGAGCAGGGACAGCAGGTTCTTGATCTGCCGCACCCGCAGGCACTCGACGTCGATGTCGTCGCTGGGGCCCTCGACACCGCAGTTCCAGCTGTAGTTCTCGTCCGCTCCGTCGGCGTTGGCCTCACCGTTGCTGTGGTTGTGCTTGGTGTTGTAGCTGACCAGGTCGTTGAGGGTGAAGCCGTCGTGGCAGGTGATGAAGTTGATGCTGTTGGTGGGCAGTTCGCCCTGGGCCGCGAACAGGTCGGCCGAGCCGCCGAGCCGGGAGGCGACCTCGCCGACCATCCCCGCGTCCCCGCGCACGAACCGCCGTACGTCGTCGCGGAACGGGCCGTTCCACTGCGCCCAGCGCTT from Streptomyces sp. NBC_01478 includes the following:
- a CDS encoding ABC transporter permease; the encoded protein is MSAGGRGRAVLRRMVRRPGAVCGLAVLLVLFALAFVGPSLSPWTHTDVDYTALRQPPDARHWMGTNRIGQDVFAQVVRGLQKSLLIGLLVALFSTVLAAAVGACAGYFGGWTDRVLMFVVDLMLVLPGLLVLVVVAPRLREWGWTALVGLLALLGWMVTARAVRGMTLSLKERQFVVVARLMGVSSMRIIWRHVLPHTASFLITDATIAVGGAVISETGLSYFGLGVQPPDVSLGTLIADATEVALVYPWMFFFPTGLLIAFVLAVNLVGGALRDALDPTTPDSAAAPSLTGVSGMSG
- a CDS encoding ABC transporter permease codes for the protein MLSLIIRRLVHCTILFLSSVVLTYALASAALDPRAYFEGRQPPPPSRVVDAELSRLGMDDRAPLPARFAHWADRAVHGDLGRTIDGESVNAEFGRRVGVSARLLLVGTVTGTAVGVLAGVWAAVRRGKLGDRVLTVFSFAVLCVPTFVLALLLKTGALAVNRAAGSTVILYTGEHTPGLQGGWPVHLRDTAAHLLLPAICVAIPAIASYSRYQRAATLDVLGADHLRTAQAKGLTPGQALLRHGLRISLVPVSVFFSFGMLTLFTGAVFTEEIFGWPGMGSWLVDSVQKGDVNSVVAIDLFAAAVVLLAGLLADVVHALLDPRVRQP
- a CDS encoding ABC transporter family substrate-binding protein; protein product: MQRLRVWSAWTVACALTLLTATGCTGSPAPEGHAALPTYGTYDINSRPSAALRSGGTLTLPIAQMITQFNFDHVDGALDDVWTVDSFTEPRLFARDVKGVPHAVPEYLLSASVTGTSPQVVTYRLNPKARWSDGTALGWRDFAAQWHALSGADQRYLVADTSGYDRISDVRQGAGPHEVRVTFKRPYADWRRLFTPLFPAAGYDTPQRFNTDWQGQLPITAGPFKLASVDRTAQTLTFVPDPRWWGTRPRLDRIVFRVLDADAALQAFLNGEVDAVNAATSEAYAQLKSARDSDIRIGSAWDEVHITLNGAGGPLADRAVRNAVQQAVDRSALAEVAAQGLPVKVPLLGNHFFMTNQPGYADNSRPYGSYDPEAAERALDAAGWQSPGSGRTRVKGGKNLTLRFVLSEGTNRLGEDLAQLVQHMLAQVGVQVVIQQVPASAYASQYLEKGNFDLAIFRFTGLTYPSSAYAIYRRPEAGQPFQNYGGVGSAEVDGLLAQAVGTLDQKAARKLYDRADAEIWRLGHDIELYQRPQILAVREGLANYGVPGLGDVDFSRVGWQK
- a CDS encoding IS701 family transposase, which encodes MRTPGAPPGALAGLPAYCRDLFGDFTRADQRRWGEVYVRGLLDVPGRKTPARISEQVLGKRAVQQIQQFVNQSPWASAPVRGRLARQVVRASRAEAWSIDEVVFAKNGDRSVGVARQYATSQERTVNCQLALAASLVGQAGGVPVNWRLMLPARWDLDERLRGQAHVPVQERCRPRWSYVLEALDEMLDEWSLEPLPVLADWRCESDPDPLLRGLEARGLGYLVQAAPHTPVLLPRRQATAPGVRGTLAELAAHAARHGERTSVTWHDPVTERMRHSEFVAGPVLLRADPAAATAPRPRLLLADWPYGRPRPRAYWLTNLPARRLAEIVPLAQLRRFAEEALVRMHEEFGLGDFEGRSFRGWHHHVTLASAALGYDMVRQQADERALSRTRV